In Prochlorococcus marinus XMU1404, the following proteins share a genomic window:
- a CDS encoding GMC oxidoreductase, whose amino-acid sequence MDISPYDAIVVGSGATGGIAALSLAEQGIKVLVIEAGPKIKRLDASNYEPKSTLKRLSGVLTKKHANQCQHPGYWKNNPDLYSNEIKHPYHYPENKPFLWTQGKQYGGRSLTWGGITLRLSPEDFQPAQKDGFGPNWPISYDELSPHYDFIENFCGIYGRKDDIKEVPNGKYIGEIPLTENENIFGSKVKSKLKYPFIQSRGFDRNSSVKDEQWPTSSSLGSTFKKALDTGNVQIISNHLVESFEINKITELASKLTIVNLENGCKEILNCDLILLCASTISTLRILLNSEYKTNSSGFKDDSGKLGKYLMDHISICRFFSVPKTNVSEKALDNSPNLSGAGSFFIPFGSNLPKIENINFHRGYGIWGAIDRLGIPKFLQKDQNTSIGFLIAHGEVLPRKKNSVSLSKRTDEWGIPIPYIEFEWSENELNMAKHMAKTIRKSIDAANGEIKNIDELINIPLGSLFTKDLIALSDSPPPPGYYIHEVGGAPMGICEENSVVDKFNKLWRCKNVLVLDGACWPTSSWQSPTLTMMALCRRACLNIKKT is encoded by the coding sequence TTGGATATAAGTCCTTATGATGCAATTGTTGTTGGTTCTGGAGCTACAGGAGGAATAGCAGCACTTTCATTAGCAGAACAGGGGATAAAAGTTTTAGTCATAGAAGCCGGACCAAAAATCAAAAGGCTTGATGCTAGTAATTATGAGCCAAAAAGTACATTAAAAAGATTATCAGGAGTTTTAACAAAAAAACATGCCAATCAATGCCAACATCCTGGTTATTGGAAAAATAATCCTGATTTATATTCAAATGAAATAAAGCATCCTTATCACTACCCAGAAAATAAGCCCTTCCTTTGGACTCAAGGTAAGCAATATGGAGGGAGATCATTAACTTGGGGAGGCATTACATTAAGACTTTCCCCTGAAGATTTTCAGCCCGCCCAAAAAGACGGATTTGGGCCAAACTGGCCTATTTCTTACGATGAACTCTCCCCTCACTATGATTTTATTGAAAATTTCTGTGGAATTTATGGAAGAAAAGATGATATCAAGGAAGTTCCAAACGGAAAATATATTGGTGAAATCCCTCTTACAGAAAATGAAAATATTTTTGGCAGCAAAGTTAAATCAAAATTAAAATACCCATTTATCCAATCAAGAGGATTTGATCGCAATTCATCCGTAAAAGATGAACAATGGCCAACTTCATCTAGTTTAGGAAGCACTTTTAAAAAAGCTTTAGACACTGGGAATGTGCAAATTATCTCTAATCACTTAGTGGAGTCTTTTGAAATTAACAAGATAACAGAGCTCGCATCAAAATTAACGATCGTTAACCTAGAAAATGGATGCAAGGAAATATTAAATTGTGATTTAATTCTTCTTTGCGCATCAACAATTTCAACACTGAGAATATTACTGAATTCAGAATATAAAACAAATTCCTCAGGTTTTAAAGATGATTCGGGGAAATTAGGTAAGTACCTCATGGATCATATATCTATCTGTAGATTTTTTTCAGTCCCAAAGACAAATGTCTCAGAAAAAGCATTAGATAATTCTCCAAATCTTTCTGGAGCTGGGAGCTTCTTTATTCCATTTGGTTCAAATCTTCCAAAAATTGAGAATATAAATTTCCATAGAGGTTATGGAATTTGGGGAGCAATTGATAGATTAGGAATACCTAAATTTCTGCAAAAAGACCAAAACACATCCATTGGCTTCCTTATTGCGCATGGTGAAGTCCTTCCTAGAAAGAAAAACTCAGTCTCACTTTCAAAAAGAACTGATGAATGGGGCATTCCAATCCCTTACATTGAATTCGAATGGAGTGAGAATGAGTTAAATATGGCAAAGCACATGGCAAAAACAATCCGAAAATCAATAGATGCTGCGAATGGAGAAATAAAAAATATTGATGAATTAATAAATATCCCATTAGGTAGTTTGTTTACAAAAGATTTGATCGCTCTATCAGACAGTCCTCCTCCTCCAGGATATTACATTCATGAAGTAGGAGGAGCACCTATGGGAATTTGTGAAGAAAATAGCGTAGTTGATAAATTTAATAAATTATGGAGATGCAAGAATGTACTTGTATTAGATGGAGCATGCTGGCCAACATCATCTTGGCAGAGCCCCACACTTACAATGATGGCCTTGTGCAGAAGAGCCTGTTTAAATATCAAAAAGACTTAG
- the gloA gene encoding lactoylglutathione lyase, with amino-acid sequence MRILHTMIRVGDLDKSIDFYVNRLGMNLIRKKDYPHGKFTLAFVGYGSEKENTVIELTYNWDKKSEDYELGDKYGHIAIGVKDIHLICQELENNGCKITTRPKTMKNSTTILAFVEDPDGYKIELIERD; translated from the coding sequence ATGCGTATCCTACATACAATGATAAGAGTTGGAGATTTAGATAAATCTATTGATTTTTACGTAAATAGATTAGGAATGAATCTAATAAGAAAAAAGGATTACCCTCATGGGAAATTCACTTTGGCATTTGTTGGCTATGGCTCAGAAAAAGAAAACACAGTAATTGAATTAACTTATAACTGGGACAAAAAGTCCGAAGACTATGAACTTGGGGATAAATATGGTCATATAGCTATCGGAGTAAAAGATATTCATCTTATTTGCCAAGAATTAGAAAATAATGGTTGTAAAATAACAACCAGACCTAAAACAATGAAAAACAGTACTACTATCTTGGCTTTTGTTGAGGATCCTGATGGATATAAAATTGAACTGATTGAAAGAGATTAG
- a CDS encoding LEM domain-containing protein, whose amino-acid sequence MNNRRIIKGYKKLISSRFNVDTSTDKYKDGIIYTLYSDKFNSLKVGFAKNDKVLEKKLSSEELILLDMKKGNKKDLFLLVTTLKELGIKYSDNLYFKYSGSLMRHLSTLGWPIGRSLYKQRKIRKELLCA is encoded by the coding sequence ATGAATAACAGAAGAATCATAAAAGGATACAAAAAATTAATCTCATCAAGGTTTAATGTTGATACTTCTACAGATAAATACAAAGATGGAATAATTTATACTCTTTATTCTGATAAATTTAATTCACTTAAAGTTGGTTTTGCTAAAAATGATAAGGTTCTAGAAAAAAAATTATCAAGTGAGGAATTAATATTATTGGATATGAAAAAAGGCAACAAGAAAGATCTATTTTTATTAGTAACCACTTTAAAAGAACTTGGTATCAAATATTCAGATAATCTTTATTTCAAATACTCAGGTTCTTTAATGAGACATTTATCTACATTAGGTTGGCCCATTGGAAGATCACTTTATAAACAAAGAAAGATTAGAAAAGAACTTTTATGTGCATAA
- a CDS encoding Tic20 family protein, whose product MNQIIQRLSSVFLYTLPLKASIPFGYYLFYKYSFLKILLLITFPIAIIEKSLPFGSFLLFIILFAGLARNPKVPYFVRYNACQALLIDIALIIISYLLRIFPIVELSSVIFIFTLCIFIYSISQCIYGIEPEIPLISKSARMQI is encoded by the coding sequence TTGAATCAAATAATCCAAAGACTCTCATCAGTATTTTTGTATACGTTGCCGTTAAAGGCATCAATACCTTTTGGATATTATTTGTTCTATAAATATTCTTTTTTAAAAATACTATTATTGATAACTTTCCCAATAGCAATAATTGAAAAATCTTTGCCTTTTGGGAGTTTTTTACTGTTTATAATTTTGTTTGCTGGATTAGCAAGAAACCCAAAAGTTCCTTATTTCGTCAGATATAACGCATGCCAAGCATTACTTATTGATATTGCTTTGATAATAATTTCATATCTCTTGAGAATATTTCCCATAGTTGAATTAAGTTCAGTAATTTTTATATTTACACTATGTATTTTTATTTATTCGATTTCTCAATGTATTTATGGAATCGAACCTGAAATACCCTTAATAAGCAAATCTGCAAGGATGCAAATTTAA
- a CDS encoding VHS domain-containing protein, producing MPSNWSKIRDEWLDRTAIAKDDAKWALEALINSEEELFDIEQKIKNKEDAISQVKILKRKVKETISSKEISLDDISLNTSNSNKVQISVPSNLTYLLKVWAAAEGRDLSSVAFQCLETGIREMKSKGSIPSVAVNRYDSACQKRIALAEVNNLLEKYEITQNEIK from the coding sequence ATGCCTAGTAATTGGTCAAAAATAAGAGATGAATGGCTTGATAGAACCGCCATTGCGAAAGATGATGCTAAATGGGCGTTAGAAGCTTTAATTAATTCTGAAGAAGAATTATTTGACATAGAGCAAAAAATCAAGAATAAAGAGGACGCTATAAGCCAAGTAAAAATTTTGAAGAGAAAGGTTAAAGAAACTATTTCCTCTAAAGAAATTAGTCTTGATGATATTTCATTAAATACTTCAAATTCAAACAAAGTTCAGATCTCAGTACCGTCAAATCTCACTTATCTTTTAAAAGTTTGGGCAGCAGCAGAAGGGAGAGATCTATCCAGCGTCGCTTTTCAGTGTTTAGAAACTGGTATTAGGGAAATGAAAAGCAAAGGTTCAATACCTTCAGTAGCAGTTAATAGATATGACTCTGCCTGTCAAAAGAGGATTGCTCTAGCAGAAGTAAACAATCTATTGGAAAAATACGAAATAACTCAGAATGAGATCAAATAA
- a CDS encoding DUF2811 domain-containing protein: MDQINQSNLNGTKLDECSLNKVSLETELSETLYKTMKDFVLNNPTWDQYKLINSALATFLVQNGCTDNSVSEIYLNQLFTPSKSF, translated from the coding sequence ATGGATCAAATCAACCAATCAAATCTTAATGGGACAAAACTCGATGAGTGCTCCTTAAATAAAGTCTCTTTGGAAACAGAGCTTTCAGAAACTCTTTATAAAACCATGAAAGATTTCGTATTAAACAATCCAACTTGGGATCAATATAAACTTATAAATTCAGCCTTAGCTACGTTTCTTGTTCAAAATGGATGTACTGATAATTCTGTCTCAGAAATTTATTTAAATCAATTATTTACTCCCTCTAAGTCTTTTTGA
- a CDS encoding pentapeptide repeat-containing protein produces the protein MRFIFLTVLIIVLTLPSRSFAALDYGKQSLVGADFSGSDLKGATFYLTDLQDANLSGCELQNATLYGAKLKDTNLSNSNLREVTLDSAVLDGTDLSNTNLEDSFAYSTQFEDVKIQGADFTNVFLPKDIVREFCEFASGTNPITNRDTRDTLECDYI, from the coding sequence ATGAGATTTATATTTTTAACTGTTTTAATAATTGTTTTAACTCTCCCTTCTAGAAGCTTCGCTGCGTTGGATTATGGTAAACAATCCTTGGTAGGAGCTGATTTTTCTGGATCTGATTTAAAAGGAGCAACTTTTTATTTGACTGATTTACAAGACGCAAATTTATCAGGTTGTGAGCTCCAAAATGCGACTCTTTATGGAGCAAAGTTGAAAGATACTAATTTAAGTAACTCCAACTTAAGAGAAGTAACTTTAGACTCAGCTGTTTTAGATGGAACAGATTTATCAAATACTAACTTGGAGGATTCTTTTGCCTATAGTACACAGTTTGAAGATGTAAAAATACAAGGTGCAGACTTCACAAATGTTTTTTTGCCAAAAGATATTGTTAGGGAGTTTTGTGAATTTGCTTCTGGCACTAATCCAATCACAAATAGAGATACTAGAGATACTTTAGAGTGCGATTACATTTAA